One window of Aliarcobacter lanthieri genomic DNA carries:
- the rpiB gene encoding ribose 5-phosphate isomerase B, producing MKYFIAADHAGIEVKNFIKELLTKKGHEIEDLGPFNTSRVDYPDYASKVCTKVLENNDSMGILICGSGIGMSMAANKFDGIRAALCHNEYSATMARQHNDANILCLGERVSGQGMIEAIIDSWDKAKFEGGRHTQRVDKINALSKMGSCRV from the coding sequence ATGAAATATTTTATTGCTGCTGATCATGCTGGAATTGAAGTAAAAAATTTTATAAAAGAGTTATTAACAAAAAAAGGACATGAAATTGAAGATTTAGGTCCTTTTAATACTTCAAGAGTTGATTATCCTGATTATGCTTCAAAAGTTTGTACAAAAGTTTTAGAAAATAATGACTCAATGGGTATTTTAATTTGTGGTAGTGGAATTGGCATGAGTATGGCTGCAAATAAATTTGATGGGATTAGAGCAGCACTTTGTCATAATGAATACAGTGCAACAATGGCTCGTCAACATAATGATGCAAATATTTTATGTTTAGGAGAAAGAGTTAGTGGTCAAGGTATGATTGAAGCAATCATAGATTCTTGGGATAAAGCCAAATTTGAAGGTGGCAGACATACTCAAAGAGTTGATAAAATAAATGCTTTATCAAAAATGGGAAGTTGTAGAGTATAA
- the lepB gene encoding signal peptidase I, with protein sequence MLKKIYNWSSSWTGTIIIVLAIIFFIAQAFIIPSGSMRTTLLVGDMLFVKKFSYGVPTPTIPWVNVKVLPDFNNNSHLIEGDRPKRGDIVVFYAPQKALNDGRLPEGTHFVKRAVAVGGDTIFLKDKNLYLHPNEGNEFVKENFSNYETIEIDGKLFIVNPYEKEFQGIRRNPNIVRGFFHQELFDMQAITIPNDEFFMMGDNRDYSNDSRFWGTVPYKNIVGKPWFIYFSWDKDYKIRWDRMFKTIQTIQDETTFDMNFKEDSKGIY encoded by the coding sequence ATGTTAAAAAAAATTTATAACTGGTCATCTTCTTGGACTGGAACAATTATAATTGTACTTGCAATTATATTCTTTATTGCTCAAGCTTTCATAATCCCAAGTGGAAGCATGAGAACTACACTTTTAGTAGGAGATATGCTTTTTGTTAAAAAATTCTCTTATGGAGTACCAACACCTACAATTCCTTGGGTTAATGTAAAAGTTCTTCCAGACTTTAATAACAACAGTCATTTAATAGAAGGTGATAGACCCAAAAGAGGAGACATTGTAGTATTTTATGCTCCACAAAAAGCTTTAAATGATGGAAGATTACCAGAAGGAACACATTTTGTAAAAAGAGCTGTTGCCGTTGGTGGAGATACAATATTTTTAAAAGATAAAAATCTATATTTACATCCAAATGAAGGAAATGAGTTTGTAAAAGAGAATTTTAGTAATTATGAAACGATTGAAATAGATGGAAAACTATTTATTGTAAATCCTTATGAAAAAGAGTTTCAAGGTATAAGAAGAAATCCAAATATAGTTAGAGGATTCTTTCATCAAGAGTTATTTGATATGCAAGCAATTACAATTCCAAATGATGAATTTTTTATGATGGGTGATAATCGTGATTATTCAAATGATTCAAGATTTTGGGGAACTGTCCCATATAAAAATATAGTTGGTAAACCTTGGTTTATATATTTTTCATGGGATAAAGATTATAAAATCAGATGGGATAGGATGTTTAAAACTATTCAAACAATACAAGATGAAACAACTTTTGATATGAATTTTAAAGAAGATAGTAAAGGAATCTACTAA
- the folD gene encoding bifunctional methylenetetrahydrofolate dehydrogenase/methenyltetrahydrofolate cyclohydrolase FolD → MVLLDGKALSAKIKEEVKVEVEQIVKDKKITPGLAVILVGDDAASATYVASKEKACKDAGIYSVVHKMPSSITEQELLETIEMMNKNPKLDGILVQLPLPKHIDTTTVLEAINPLKDVDGFHPYNVGRMVSNLDSFLPATPFGVMRMFEENSIELSGKNIVVIGSSDIVGKPMASLLINAKATVTVCNSRTKDLKFHTLNADIVVIAVGVPYLLKADMVKDGAIVIDVGINRLDTGKLVGDADFEGLKDKCSYLTPVPGGVGPMTIAMLLKNTIKAANLREKREAK, encoded by the coding sequence ATGGTACTACTTGATGGAAAAGCCCTATCTGCAAAAATAAAAGAAGAAGTAAAAGTTGAAGTTGAACAAATTGTTAAAGATAAAAAAATAACTCCAGGATTAGCTGTTATTTTAGTAGGAGATGATGCTGCAAGTGCAACTTATGTTGCAAGTAAAGAGAAAGCTTGTAAAGATGCTGGAATTTATTCTGTTGTTCATAAAATGCCTTCATCTATTACAGAACAAGAATTACTTGAAACTATTGAAATGATGAATAAAAATCCAAAACTTGATGGAATCTTAGTACAACTACCATTACCAAAACATATAGATACAACAACTGTTTTAGAAGCTATTAATCCACTAAAAGATGTTGATGGTTTTCATCCATACAATGTAGGAAGAATGGTTTCAAACTTAGATTCATTTTTACCAGCAACACCATTTGGTGTTATGAGAATGTTTGAAGAAAATAGTATTGAATTAAGTGGAAAAAATATTGTAGTTATTGGAAGTAGTGACATAGTTGGAAAACCTATGGCATCACTTTTAATAAATGCAAAAGCAACTGTTACAGTATGTAATAGTAGAACAAAAGATTTAAAATTTCATACACTAAATGCTGATATTGTAGTTATTGCTGTGGGAGTTCCTTATTTATTGAAAGCCGATATGGTAAAAGATGGAGCAATTGTAATTGATGTTGGTATAAATAGACTTGATACTGGAAAACTTGTTGGTGATGCAGATTTTGAAGGACTTAAAGATAAATGTTCATATTTAACTCCAGTTCCAGGTGGAGTTGGACCTATGACTATTGCAATGCTTTTAAAAAATACAATAAAAGCAGCAAATTTAAGAGAAAAAAGAGAAGCAAAATAG
- a CDS encoding 50S ribosomal protein L25/general stress protein Ctc encodes MLEGIVRDSITKSAVKALRKDGYLIANIYGKGLENISAAFKRNEFIKYLKNKSTLAFDVKVGENTLKVVVQEYQKCPITSELLHVDLMVAQNGVRASYKIPVKTTGIAKGLKNKGLLILHTRRIPVKCAIENLPNNITLDVTNLDTGDNILIRDITLPENVDCYLDPRVPVVGVIKAK; translated from the coding sequence ATGTTAGAGGGTATCGTAAGAGATAGTATAACAAAATCAGCTGTTAAAGCTTTAAGAAAAGATGGATATTTAATTGCAAATATCTATGGTAAAGGACTAGAAAATATTTCTGCTGCATTTAAAAGAAATGAGTTTATTAAATATTTAAAAAATAAATCTACTTTAGCTTTTGATGTAAAAGTAGGGGAAAACACTTTAAAAGTTGTTGTTCAAGAGTATCAAAAATGTCCTATTACTTCAGAGTTATTACACGTTGATTTAATGGTTGCACAAAATGGAGTTAGAGCTTCTTATAAAATTCCAGTAAAAACTACAGGAATTGCAAAAGGTCTTAAAAATAAAGGTCTTTTAATACTTCATACTAGAAGAATTCCAGTTAAATGTGCAATTGAAAATTTACCAAACAATATTACATTAGATGTAACAAATTTAGATACAGGAGATAATATTTTAATTAGAGATATTACATTACCTGAAAATGTAGATTGTTATTTAGATCCTAGAGTACCAGTTGTTGGTGTTATTAAAGCTAAATAA